In a single window of the Acipenser ruthenus chromosome 8, fAciRut3.2 maternal haplotype, whole genome shotgun sequence genome:
- the LOC117406884 gene encoding ubiquitin carboxyl-terminal hydrolase 47-like isoform X7, which produces MHWAVNRQQDIEEFFHMVINAIDDKEIRKVYEMGIVNSLSCTGCKHEMIKETANLDISLTLKASPNEYFKHLEEALRHFVKNETMQGDDKPFCRSCKTKQVMIRKTSFSTLPPVLVIHLNRFTHDSWKHENMKLEQPLLIPETLTFKKESEVYVPVCNSSEEFDEVWDPYTTESSEASHWIHSAEPSSIPVDCVHYELFSISVHAGNLDCGHYYAFIKHHEDRQWYICDDTSIRKTHWNYIQEKLRMNDLRWLDAHSVTGRSRSYSRDHSWSQSWSHRQVRTSGCSTAILLMYEVMQ; this is translated from the exons ATGCACTGGGCTG tAAACAGACAGCAGGACATTGAAGAATTCTTCCACATGGTAATAAATGCTATTGATGACAAGGAAATCAGAAAG gtgtatgaaatgggGATCGTCAACTCTCTCTCATGTACTGGGTGCAAACACGAGATGATTAAAGAAACAGCTAATCTGGACATTTCCCTGACCCTGAAAGCCAGTCCTAATGAATACTTCAAGCACCTG GAGGAGGCTCTGAGGCACTTTGTGAAAAACGAGACTATGCAAGGGGATGACAAGCCCTTCTGCAGGAGCTGCAAGACGAAACAAGTCATGATCAGG AaaacctccttctccacactacCTCCGGTCCTGGTGATTCACCTGAACAGGTTCACCCACGACTCCTGGAAGCACGAGAACATGAAGCTGGAGCAACCCCTCCTCATCCCAGAGACGCTGACATTTAAAAAG GAATCAGAAGTCTATGTTCCAGTGTGCAACAGTTCAGAG GAATTTGACGAGGTCTGGGATCCTTACACCACGGAGAGTTCTGAGGCTTCTCATTGGATACACAGTGCAGAGCCCAGCAGTATACCCGTG GACTGTGTGCACTATGAACTCTTCTCTATCTCTGTGCATGCTGGGAACCTGGACTGTGGGCACTATTATGCTTTCATCAAACACCACGAGGACAGGCAGTGGTACATCTGTGATGACACATCCATCCGCAAG ACACACTGGAATTATATTCAAGAGAAGCTGAGGATGAATGATTTGAGATGGCTCGATGCTCACTCAGTGACAGGCAGGAGCCGGAGCTACAGCAGGGACCACAGCTGGAGTCAAAGCTGGAGCCACAGGCAAGTGAG gaCAAGCGGCTGCAGCACTGCAATCCTATTGATGTATGAGGTGATGCAATGA
- the LOC117407476 gene encoding dnaJ homolog subfamily C member 28-like isoform X2, which yields MSCSWLLTAPFSVLSHLEIHRALLPPCCFAARWLSSCKVSRSLLHCYKLLRLPEDGSSSPEEVKEAYLRLAKELHPDSGSARADSGKFSQVEEACRTVLAHLAERRRRAEEGRRRAAAGEEEEEDEKLRRQAPQHRQYLSFEGVGMGTPSQRERQYMQFRVDRAMDQVLDYRRRSLERQSSEDALTASELRRTKNIKITQAIERLVEDLIQESMVKGDFSNLSGKGKPLSKFSHSNPYVDPMTHNLNRILIENGYQPQWIVVHKEIRETIAQLRADLLGSRGKLGEPLTPSKQKQWLLNCEAFRADLARLNKRVDGFNLIVPLLSQQMVHFSAERELKRALHAYQELREERRNSEEKAETGEAGNPKGGLFTWVQNLFK from the coding sequence ATGAGTTGCTCCTGGTTGCTGACGGCTCCGTTCTCTGTCCTCTCCCACCTGGAGATCCACAGGGCTCTCCTGCCTCCCTGCTGCTTCGCTGCCCGGTGGCTGTCCAGCTGTAAGGTGAGCAGGAGCCTGCTGCACTGCTACAAACTGCTCCGCCTGCCAGAGGATGGGAGCAGCAGCCCGGAGGAGGTGAAGGAAGCCTATCTGCGGCTGGCCAAAGAGCTCCACCCTGACAGCGGCTCCGCCAGGGCGGACTCAGGGAAGTTCTCCCAGGTAGAGGAGGCCTGCAGGACTGTGCTGGCACACCTagcagagaggaggaggagagcggAGGAAGGCAGGAGGAGGGCTGCCgcaggtgaggaggaggaggaggacgagaaGCTGAGGCGGCAGGCGCCCCAGCACAGACAGTACCTGAGCTTCGAGGGGGTGGGAATGGGGACACCAAGCCAGAGGGAGCGGCAGTACATGCAGTTCCGGGTGGACAGAGCCATGGACCAGGTGCTGGACTACCGGAGGCGCAGCCTGGAACGGCAGTCTTCAGAGGACGCCTTGACGGCCAGCGAGCTACGGAGGACCAAGAATATCAAGATCACCCAGGCCATCGAGAGGCTGGTGGAGGACCTCATCCAGGAGTCCATGGTTAAGGGGGACTTCAGCAACCTGAGTGGCAAGGGGAAGCCCCTCAGCAAGTTCAGCCACAGCAACCCGTACGTGGACCCCATGACCCACAACCTGAACCGCATCCTCATCGAGAACGGCTACCAGCCCCAATGGATCGTGGTGCACAAGGAGATCCGCGAGACCATCGCCCAGCTGAGGGCAGACCTGCTGGGCTCCCGAGGGAAGCTCGGGGAGCCCCTCACCCCCTCAAAGCAGAAGCAATGGCTCCTCAACTGTGAAGCCTTCAGGGCAGACCTGGCCAGGCTCAACAAGAGGGTGGACGGCTTCAACTTGATCGTGCCCCTGCTGAGCCAGCAGATGGTGCATTTCAGTGCGGAGAGGGAGCTGAAGAGGGCACTGCACGCCTACCAGGAGCTGAGGGAGGAGCGGAGAAACTCAGAGGAGAAGGCGGAGACTGGGGAGGCTGGGAATCCCAAAGGGGGTCTTTTTACGTGGGTGCAGAACCTGTTTAAGTAA
- the LOC117406884 gene encoding ubiquitin carboxyl-terminal hydrolase 47-like isoform X4: MGNFVTNHSAFPEEHGTHQVKVTGIKNLGSTCYMNTLIQSLFVTPVFRIKINECQNVDESIASDLQDIFIRLEQGVHSVEPYRLARSLDQMHWAVNRQQDIEEFFHMVINAIDDKEIRKVYEMGIVNSLSCTGCKHEMIKETANLDISLTLKASPNEYFKHLEEALRHFVKNETMQGDDKPFCRSCKTKQVMIRESEVYVPVCNSSEEFDEVWDPYTTESSEASHWIHSAEPSSIPVDCVHYELFSISVHAGNLDCGHYYAFIKHHEDRQWYICDDTSIRKTHWNYIQEKLRMNDLRWLDAHSVTGRSRSYSRDHSWSQSWSHRQVRTSGCSTAILLMYEVMQ; this comes from the exons ATGGGAAACTTCGTAACAAATCATAGTGCTTTCCCAGAAGAACATGGGACTCATCAGG tgaaaGTTACTGGAATAAAAAACCTTGGCTCCACTTGCTATATGAACACTTTGATCCAGTCCTTATTTGTGACCCCTGTGTTCAGGATAAAAATCAA CGAATGTCAAAATGTGGATGAAAGCATTGCGTCTGATCTGCAGGACATTTTCATCAGATTGGAGCAAGGAGTGCACTCAGTTGAACCCTACAGATTGGCCAGGAGTCTAGATCAGATGCACTGGGCTG tAAACAGACAGCAGGACATTGAAGAATTCTTCCACATGGTAATAAATGCTATTGATGACAAGGAAATCAGAAAG gtgtatgaaatgggGATCGTCAACTCTCTCTCATGTACTGGGTGCAAACACGAGATGATTAAAGAAACAGCTAATCTGGACATTTCCCTGACCCTGAAAGCCAGTCCTAATGAATACTTCAAGCACCTG GAGGAGGCTCTGAGGCACTTTGTGAAAAACGAGACTATGCAAGGGGATGACAAGCCCTTCTGCAGGAGCTGCAAGACGAAACAAGTCATGATCAGG GAATCAGAAGTCTATGTTCCAGTGTGCAACAGTTCAGAG GAATTTGACGAGGTCTGGGATCCTTACACCACGGAGAGTTCTGAGGCTTCTCATTGGATACACAGTGCAGAGCCCAGCAGTATACCCGTG GACTGTGTGCACTATGAACTCTTCTCTATCTCTGTGCATGCTGGGAACCTGGACTGTGGGCACTATTATGCTTTCATCAAACACCACGAGGACAGGCAGTGGTACATCTGTGATGACACATCCATCCGCAAG ACACACTGGAATTATATTCAAGAGAAGCTGAGGATGAATGATTTGAGATGGCTCGATGCTCACTCAGTGACAGGCAGGAGCCGGAGCTACAGCAGGGACCACAGCTGGAGTCAAAGCTGGAGCCACAGGCAAGTGAG gaCAAGCGGCTGCAGCACTGCAATCCTATTGATGTATGAGGTGATGCAATGA
- the LOC117406884 gene encoding ubl carboxyl-terminal hydrolase 18-like isoform X2 — MGNFVTNHSAFPEEHGTHQVKVTGIKNLGSTCYMNTLIQSLFVTPVFRIKINECQNVDESIASDLQDIFIRLEQGVHSVEPYRLARSLDQMHWAVNRQQDIEEFFHMVINAIDDKEIRKVYEMGIVNSLSCTGCKHEMIKETANLDISLTLKASPNEYFKHLEEALRHFVKNETMQGDDKPFCRSCKTKQVMIRKTSFSTLPPVLVIHLNRFTHDSWKHENMKLEQPLLIPETLTFKKESEVYVPVCNSSEDCVHYELFSISVHAGNLDCGHYYAFIKHHEDRQWYICDDTSIRKTHWNYIQEKLRMNDLRWLDAHSVTGRSRSYSRDHSWSQSWSHRQVRTSGCSTAILLMYEVMQ, encoded by the exons ATGGGAAACTTCGTAACAAATCATAGTGCTTTCCCAGAAGAACATGGGACTCATCAGG tgaaaGTTACTGGAATAAAAAACCTTGGCTCCACTTGCTATATGAACACTTTGATCCAGTCCTTATTTGTGACCCCTGTGTTCAGGATAAAAATCAA CGAATGTCAAAATGTGGATGAAAGCATTGCGTCTGATCTGCAGGACATTTTCATCAGATTGGAGCAAGGAGTGCACTCAGTTGAACCCTACAGATTGGCCAGGAGTCTAGATCAGATGCACTGGGCTG tAAACAGACAGCAGGACATTGAAGAATTCTTCCACATGGTAATAAATGCTATTGATGACAAGGAAATCAGAAAG gtgtatgaaatgggGATCGTCAACTCTCTCTCATGTACTGGGTGCAAACACGAGATGATTAAAGAAACAGCTAATCTGGACATTTCCCTGACCCTGAAAGCCAGTCCTAATGAATACTTCAAGCACCTG GAGGAGGCTCTGAGGCACTTTGTGAAAAACGAGACTATGCAAGGGGATGACAAGCCCTTCTGCAGGAGCTGCAAGACGAAACAAGTCATGATCAGG AaaacctccttctccacactacCTCCGGTCCTGGTGATTCACCTGAACAGGTTCACCCACGACTCCTGGAAGCACGAGAACATGAAGCTGGAGCAACCCCTCCTCATCCCAGAGACGCTGACATTTAAAAAG GAATCAGAAGTCTATGTTCCAGTGTGCAACAGTTCAGAG GACTGTGTGCACTATGAACTCTTCTCTATCTCTGTGCATGCTGGGAACCTGGACTGTGGGCACTATTATGCTTTCATCAAACACCACGAGGACAGGCAGTGGTACATCTGTGATGACACATCCATCCGCAAG ACACACTGGAATTATATTCAAGAGAAGCTGAGGATGAATGATTTGAGATGGCTCGATGCTCACTCAGTGACAGGCAGGAGCCGGAGCTACAGCAGGGACCACAGCTGGAGTCAAAGCTGGAGCCACAGGCAAGTGAG gaCAAGCGGCTGCAGCACTGCAATCCTATTGATGTATGAGGTGATGCAATGA
- the LOC117407476 gene encoding dnaJ homolog subfamily C member 28-like isoform X1: MYYNSHAAPLDNNNREALTRRCSYRHDLIIQSLAAVGSAAVKMSCSWLLTAPFSVLSHLEIHRALLPPCCFAARWLSSCKVSRSLLHCYKLLRLPEDGSSSPEEVKEAYLRLAKELHPDSGSARADSGKFSQVEEACRTVLAHLAERRRRAEEGRRRAAAGEEEEEDEKLRRQAPQHRQYLSFEGVGMGTPSQRERQYMQFRVDRAMDQVLDYRRRSLERQSSEDALTASELRRTKNIKITQAIERLVEDLIQESMVKGDFSNLSGKGKPLSKFSHSNPYVDPMTHNLNRILIENGYQPQWIVVHKEIRETIAQLRADLLGSRGKLGEPLTPSKQKQWLLNCEAFRADLARLNKRVDGFNLIVPLLSQQMVHFSAERELKRALHAYQELREERRNSEEKAETGEAGNPKGGLFTWVQNLFK; encoded by the exons ATGTACTACAATTCCCACGCTGCGCCGCTAGATAACAACAATCGGGAAGCGCTCACTCGCCGATGCAGCTACAGGCATGATTTAATAATACA gtcccTGGCAGCAGTGGGCTCAGCCGCTGTGAAGATGAGTTGCTCCTGGTTGCTGACGGCTCCGTTCTCTGTCCTCTCCCACCTGGAGATCCACAGGGCTCTCCTGCCTCCCTGCTGCTTCGCTGCCCGGTGGCTGTCCAGCTGTAAGGTGAGCAGGAGCCTGCTGCACTGCTACAAACTGCTCCGCCTGCCAGAGGATGGGAGCAGCAGCCCGGAGGAGGTGAAGGAAGCCTATCTGCGGCTGGCCAAAGAGCTCCACCCTGACAGCGGCTCCGCCAGGGCGGACTCAGGGAAGTTCTCCCAGGTAGAGGAGGCCTGCAGGACTGTGCTGGCACACCTagcagagaggaggaggagagcggAGGAAGGCAGGAGGAGGGCTGCCgcaggtgaggaggaggaggaggacgagaaGCTGAGGCGGCAGGCGCCCCAGCACAGACAGTACCTGAGCTTCGAGGGGGTGGGAATGGGGACACCAAGCCAGAGGGAGCGGCAGTACATGCAGTTCCGGGTGGACAGAGCCATGGACCAGGTGCTGGACTACCGGAGGCGCAGCCTGGAACGGCAGTCTTCAGAGGACGCCTTGACGGCCAGCGAGCTACGGAGGACCAAGAATATCAAGATCACCCAGGCCATCGAGAGGCTGGTGGAGGACCTCATCCAGGAGTCCATGGTTAAGGGGGACTTCAGCAACCTGAGTGGCAAGGGGAAGCCCCTCAGCAAGTTCAGCCACAGCAACCCGTACGTGGACCCCATGACCCACAACCTGAACCGCATCCTCATCGAGAACGGCTACCAGCCCCAATGGATCGTGGTGCACAAGGAGATCCGCGAGACCATCGCCCAGCTGAGGGCAGACCTGCTGGGCTCCCGAGGGAAGCTCGGGGAGCCCCTCACCCCCTCAAAGCAGAAGCAATGGCTCCTCAACTGTGAAGCCTTCAGGGCAGACCTGGCCAGGCTCAACAAGAGGGTGGACGGCTTCAACTTGATCGTGCCCCTGCTGAGCCAGCAGATGGTGCATTTCAGTGCGGAGAGGGAGCTGAAGAGGGCACTGCACGCCTACCAGGAGCTGAGGGAGGAGCGGAGAAACTCAGAGGAGAAGGCGGAGACTGGGGAGGCTGGGAATCCCAAAGGGGGTCTTTTTACGTGGGTGCAGAACCTGTTTAAGTAA
- the LOC117406884 gene encoding ubiquitin carboxyl-terminal hydrolase 47-like isoform X3, whose amino-acid sequence MNTLIQSLFVTPVFRIKINECQNVDESIASDLQDIFIRLEQGVHSVEPYRLARSLDQMHWAVNRQQDIEEFFHMVINAIDDKEIRKVYEMGIVNSLSCTGCKHEMIKETANLDISLTLKASPNEYFKHLEEALRHFVKNETMQGDDKPFCRSCKTKQVMIRKTSFSTLPPVLVIHLNRFTHDSWKHENMKLEQPLLIPETLTFKKESEVYVPVCNSSEEFDEVWDPYTTESSEASHWIHSAEPSSIPVDCVHYELFSISVHAGNLDCGHYYAFIKHHEDRQWYICDDTSIRKTHWNYIQEKLRMNDLRWLDAHSVTGRSRSYSRDHSWSQSWSHRQVRTSGCSTAILLMYEVMQ is encoded by the exons ATGAACACTTTGATCCAGTCCTTATTTGTGACCCCTGTGTTCAGGATAAAAATCAA CGAATGTCAAAATGTGGATGAAAGCATTGCGTCTGATCTGCAGGACATTTTCATCAGATTGGAGCAAGGAGTGCACTCAGTTGAACCCTACAGATTGGCCAGGAGTCTAGATCAGATGCACTGGGCTG tAAACAGACAGCAGGACATTGAAGAATTCTTCCACATGGTAATAAATGCTATTGATGACAAGGAAATCAGAAAG gtgtatgaaatgggGATCGTCAACTCTCTCTCATGTACTGGGTGCAAACACGAGATGATTAAAGAAACAGCTAATCTGGACATTTCCCTGACCCTGAAAGCCAGTCCTAATGAATACTTCAAGCACCTG GAGGAGGCTCTGAGGCACTTTGTGAAAAACGAGACTATGCAAGGGGATGACAAGCCCTTCTGCAGGAGCTGCAAGACGAAACAAGTCATGATCAGG AaaacctccttctccacactacCTCCGGTCCTGGTGATTCACCTGAACAGGTTCACCCACGACTCCTGGAAGCACGAGAACATGAAGCTGGAGCAACCCCTCCTCATCCCAGAGACGCTGACATTTAAAAAG GAATCAGAAGTCTATGTTCCAGTGTGCAACAGTTCAGAG GAATTTGACGAGGTCTGGGATCCTTACACCACGGAGAGTTCTGAGGCTTCTCATTGGATACACAGTGCAGAGCCCAGCAGTATACCCGTG GACTGTGTGCACTATGAACTCTTCTCTATCTCTGTGCATGCTGGGAACCTGGACTGTGGGCACTATTATGCTTTCATCAAACACCACGAGGACAGGCAGTGGTACATCTGTGATGACACATCCATCCGCAAG ACACACTGGAATTATATTCAAGAGAAGCTGAGGATGAATGATTTGAGATGGCTCGATGCTCACTCAGTGACAGGCAGGAGCCGGAGCTACAGCAGGGACCACAGCTGGAGTCAAAGCTGGAGCCACAGGCAAGTGAG gaCAAGCGGCTGCAGCACTGCAATCCTATTGATGTATGAGGTGATGCAATGA
- the LOC117406884 gene encoding ubiquitin carboxyl-terminal hydrolase 47-like isoform X6 produces the protein MGNFVTNHSAFPEEHGTHQVKVTGIKNLGSTCYMNTLIQSLFVTPVFRIKINECQNVDESIASDLQDIFIRLEQGVHSVEPYRLARSLDQMHWAVNRQQDIEEFFHMVINAIDDKEIRKVYEMGIVNSLSCTGCKHEMIKETANLDISLTLKASPNEYFKHLEEALRHFVKNETMQGDDKPFCRSCKTKQVMIRESEVYVPVCNSSEDCVHYELFSISVHAGNLDCGHYYAFIKHHEDRQWYICDDTSIRKTHWNYIQEKLRMNDLRWLDAHSVTGRSRSYSRDHSWSQSWSHRQVRTSGCSTAILLMYEVMQ, from the exons ATGGGAAACTTCGTAACAAATCATAGTGCTTTCCCAGAAGAACATGGGACTCATCAGG tgaaaGTTACTGGAATAAAAAACCTTGGCTCCACTTGCTATATGAACACTTTGATCCAGTCCTTATTTGTGACCCCTGTGTTCAGGATAAAAATCAA CGAATGTCAAAATGTGGATGAAAGCATTGCGTCTGATCTGCAGGACATTTTCATCAGATTGGAGCAAGGAGTGCACTCAGTTGAACCCTACAGATTGGCCAGGAGTCTAGATCAGATGCACTGGGCTG tAAACAGACAGCAGGACATTGAAGAATTCTTCCACATGGTAATAAATGCTATTGATGACAAGGAAATCAGAAAG gtgtatgaaatgggGATCGTCAACTCTCTCTCATGTACTGGGTGCAAACACGAGATGATTAAAGAAACAGCTAATCTGGACATTTCCCTGACCCTGAAAGCCAGTCCTAATGAATACTTCAAGCACCTG GAGGAGGCTCTGAGGCACTTTGTGAAAAACGAGACTATGCAAGGGGATGACAAGCCCTTCTGCAGGAGCTGCAAGACGAAACAAGTCATGATCAGG GAATCAGAAGTCTATGTTCCAGTGTGCAACAGTTCAGAG GACTGTGTGCACTATGAACTCTTCTCTATCTCTGTGCATGCTGGGAACCTGGACTGTGGGCACTATTATGCTTTCATCAAACACCACGAGGACAGGCAGTGGTACATCTGTGATGACACATCCATCCGCAAG ACACACTGGAATTATATTCAAGAGAAGCTGAGGATGAATGATTTGAGATGGCTCGATGCTCACTCAGTGACAGGCAGGAGCCGGAGCTACAGCAGGGACCACAGCTGGAGTCAAAGCTGGAGCCACAGGCAAGTGAG gaCAAGCGGCTGCAGCACTGCAATCCTATTGATGTATGAGGTGATGCAATGA
- the LOC117406884 gene encoding ubiquitin carboxyl-terminal hydrolase 47-like isoform X1 codes for MGNFVTNHSAFPEEHGTHQVKVTGIKNLGSTCYMNTLIQSLFVTPVFRIKINECQNVDESIASDLQDIFIRLEQGVHSVEPYRLARSLDQMHWAVNRQQDIEEFFHMVINAIDDKEIRKVYEMGIVNSLSCTGCKHEMIKETANLDISLTLKASPNEYFKHLEEALRHFVKNETMQGDDKPFCRSCKTKQVMIRKTSFSTLPPVLVIHLNRFTHDSWKHENMKLEQPLLIPETLTFKKESEVYVPVCNSSEEFDEVWDPYTTESSEASHWIHSAEPSSIPVDCVHYELFSISVHAGNLDCGHYYAFIKHHEDRQWYICDDTSIRKTHWNYIQEKLRMNDLRWLDAHSVTGRSRSYSRDHSWSQSWSHRQVRTSGCSTAILLMYEVMQ; via the exons ATGGGAAACTTCGTAACAAATCATAGTGCTTTCCCAGAAGAACATGGGACTCATCAGG tgaaaGTTACTGGAATAAAAAACCTTGGCTCCACTTGCTATATGAACACTTTGATCCAGTCCTTATTTGTGACCCCTGTGTTCAGGATAAAAATCAA CGAATGTCAAAATGTGGATGAAAGCATTGCGTCTGATCTGCAGGACATTTTCATCAGATTGGAGCAAGGAGTGCACTCAGTTGAACCCTACAGATTGGCCAGGAGTCTAGATCAGATGCACTGGGCTG tAAACAGACAGCAGGACATTGAAGAATTCTTCCACATGGTAATAAATGCTATTGATGACAAGGAAATCAGAAAG gtgtatgaaatgggGATCGTCAACTCTCTCTCATGTACTGGGTGCAAACACGAGATGATTAAAGAAACAGCTAATCTGGACATTTCCCTGACCCTGAAAGCCAGTCCTAATGAATACTTCAAGCACCTG GAGGAGGCTCTGAGGCACTTTGTGAAAAACGAGACTATGCAAGGGGATGACAAGCCCTTCTGCAGGAGCTGCAAGACGAAACAAGTCATGATCAGG AaaacctccttctccacactacCTCCGGTCCTGGTGATTCACCTGAACAGGTTCACCCACGACTCCTGGAAGCACGAGAACATGAAGCTGGAGCAACCCCTCCTCATCCCAGAGACGCTGACATTTAAAAAG GAATCAGAAGTCTATGTTCCAGTGTGCAACAGTTCAGAG GAATTTGACGAGGTCTGGGATCCTTACACCACGGAGAGTTCTGAGGCTTCTCATTGGATACACAGTGCAGAGCCCAGCAGTATACCCGTG GACTGTGTGCACTATGAACTCTTCTCTATCTCTGTGCATGCTGGGAACCTGGACTGTGGGCACTATTATGCTTTCATCAAACACCACGAGGACAGGCAGTGGTACATCTGTGATGACACATCCATCCGCAAG ACACACTGGAATTATATTCAAGAGAAGCTGAGGATGAATGATTTGAGATGGCTCGATGCTCACTCAGTGACAGGCAGGAGCCGGAGCTACAGCAGGGACCACAGCTGGAGTCAAAGCTGGAGCCACAGGCAAGTGAG gaCAAGCGGCTGCAGCACTGCAATCCTATTGATGTATGAGGTGATGCAATGA
- the LOC117406884 gene encoding ubiquitin carboxyl-terminal hydrolase 47-like isoform X5: protein MGNFVTNHSAFPEEHGTHQVKVTGIKNLGSTCYMNTLIQSLFVTPVFRIKINECQNVDESIASDLQDIFIRLEQGVHSVEPYRLARSLDQMHWAVNRQQDIEEFFHMVINAIDDKEIRKVYEMGIVNSLSCTGCKHEMIKETANLDISLTLKASPNEYFKHLEEALRHFVKNETMQGDDKPFCRSCKTKQVMIRKTSFSTLPPVLVIHLNRFTHDSWKHENMKLEQPLLIPETLTFKKESEVYVPVCNSSEEFDEVWDPYTTESSEASHWIHSAEPSSIPVDCVHYELFSISVHAGNLDCGHYYAFIKHHEDRQWYICDDTSIRKDKRLQHCNPIDV, encoded by the exons ATGGGAAACTTCGTAACAAATCATAGTGCTTTCCCAGAAGAACATGGGACTCATCAGG tgaaaGTTACTGGAATAAAAAACCTTGGCTCCACTTGCTATATGAACACTTTGATCCAGTCCTTATTTGTGACCCCTGTGTTCAGGATAAAAATCAA CGAATGTCAAAATGTGGATGAAAGCATTGCGTCTGATCTGCAGGACATTTTCATCAGATTGGAGCAAGGAGTGCACTCAGTTGAACCCTACAGATTGGCCAGGAGTCTAGATCAGATGCACTGGGCTG tAAACAGACAGCAGGACATTGAAGAATTCTTCCACATGGTAATAAATGCTATTGATGACAAGGAAATCAGAAAG gtgtatgaaatgggGATCGTCAACTCTCTCTCATGTACTGGGTGCAAACACGAGATGATTAAAGAAACAGCTAATCTGGACATTTCCCTGACCCTGAAAGCCAGTCCTAATGAATACTTCAAGCACCTG GAGGAGGCTCTGAGGCACTTTGTGAAAAACGAGACTATGCAAGGGGATGACAAGCCCTTCTGCAGGAGCTGCAAGACGAAACAAGTCATGATCAGG AaaacctccttctccacactacCTCCGGTCCTGGTGATTCACCTGAACAGGTTCACCCACGACTCCTGGAAGCACGAGAACATGAAGCTGGAGCAACCCCTCCTCATCCCAGAGACGCTGACATTTAAAAAG GAATCAGAAGTCTATGTTCCAGTGTGCAACAGTTCAGAG GAATTTGACGAGGTCTGGGATCCTTACACCACGGAGAGTTCTGAGGCTTCTCATTGGATACACAGTGCAGAGCCCAGCAGTATACCCGTG GACTGTGTGCACTATGAACTCTTCTCTATCTCTGTGCATGCTGGGAACCTGGACTGTGGGCACTATTATGCTTTCATCAAACACCACGAGGACAGGCAGTGGTACATCTGTGATGACACATCCATCCGCAAG gaCAAGCGGCTGCAGCACTGCAATCCTATTGATGTATGA